Within Acinetobacter sp. LoGeW2-3, the genomic segment CTACGAATACACCTTCGTACATAGAAAGAAGACGTTGTGCTTCCAGGATTTCAGAATCTTGAAGTTCGTCAAACCAACCTTTAGAGTCGCGAACAACCGCTTTGGCATGGTTCCAGCTTTGTGGGTTACCAATACGGATTGCAGTTGCCACAGTTTCAGGATTTTCTACTGGTGCACCACGTAGGAATGGTGCAGCGCCAGCAGCCTGGTAACCCACCATTGTAGGAAGGCCTTCAGGTTTAGGACCAGTGAAAGCATCAGTTGCAGCGTCATACACCACTTGCTCGAATTGATCAGCAGGCTGATTCGCCACAGCTTCGGTATAACCCATCCAGTGAGCAGTGATGTTACCTGCGTTACCGACTGGTAGGCAGTGATAATCCGGTGCACGACCTAACTCGTCCACGATTTCGTAAGCAATGGTTTTTTGACCTTGCAAACGGTACGGGTTGATTGAGTTTACGATGGTTACTGGCGCTTTATCAGCGATTTCTTTCACCAGACGCATACCGTCATCGAAGTTACCGCGGATTTGCATGGTGATCGCGCCATACATCATTGCTTGCGCCATTTTACCCATGGCAATTTTGCCTTCTGGGATTAAAACAAACGCTTTGATGCCAGCACGCGCAGCATAAGCAGCTGCAGCTGCAGAAGTATTACCTGTAGATGCACAGATAATCGCTTTAGAGCCTTCTTCAACTGCTTTTGTTACCGCCATGGTCATACCACGGTCTTTAAATGAACCAGTCGGGTTTAAGCCCTCGTACTTCACATAAATTTCAACATTTTTGCCAATAATGCGCGGAATATTCGCAAGCTTAATCAGTGGAGTGTTACCTTCGCCCAGAGAAACGGCTTTAGTAGTTGCAGACACTGGTAAACGGTCGCGATAGCGGTCAACTAAACCAGTATAACGATTGGCATTCGACATGATGATGTTCCAATTGTGTGTAGAGCTTGGCGAGGGGAAATACTCCCCCCAACCCGATTAATTATCAAGCGATTCTAAACGAATTCGTACAATTTCGCCATGAATAACAGGAAGAGCTTGAATTTGCTTTAACGCTTCATCCATTTTCGCTTCCTTAACTGGATCAGTCAGGATCACGATAGGAATAAGGTCTTTAAGGCGAGACTGCTGCAGGATGGCATCTATGCTGATGCCATTACGGCTCAGAATAGAGGTTACTTCCGCCAGCACGCCAGTTTGATCTTCAGCATTGATACGGATGTAGTAACCCGTAGTCATTTCTTCGCGTGGCAGGATTGGTAAGTCACTTAAGCTTTCAAAAGCCAGTTGTGGAATCGTACCTGCACCATCTTCGGTATAAGAGATGTCACGAACGATGTCCACCACATCTGCAACCACTGCAGAAGCTGTAGGGCCAGCACCGGCGCCTGCGCCGTAGTACAGTGTAGGGCCAACGGCATTGGCTTGAACCAGAACAGCATTTTTAACGCCGTTAACATTGGCAATCAGCTGTTCTTCAGGAATCAGAGTAGGGTGAACACGAAGTTCGATACCGGTTTCAGCACGACGGGCAATACCCAGGTGCTTGATACGGAAACCAAGATCTTCAGCATATCGTACATCTTGTGCAGTAATTTTGCTGATGCCTTCAGTAAAGACTTTGTCAAACTGTAGTGGAATACCAAATGCAATAGAAGCAAGCAACGTCAGTTTATGTGCGGCATCAATACCTTCAACGTCAAAAGTTGGATCTGCTTCTGCATAACCCAGTTCTTGTGCTTCTTTGAGTACATCTTCAAAGGCACGACCTTTATCACGCATTTCAGTCAGGATGAAGTTACCTGTACCGTTAATAATACCCGCAAGCCAATCAATTTTGTTGGCTGCCAGACCTTCACGCATCACTTTAATAATTGGGATGCCACCTGCCACCGCTGCCTCGTAAGCAATTTGCACAGCGTTGTCATCAGCAAGTTTGAACAATTCATTTCCGTGTTCAGCGAGCAAGGCTTTGTTCGCAGTTACGATTTGTTTGCCATGCAGAATGGCTTCTTTAATGACTTCATAAGCAGGATGGATGCCACCCATCACTTCAACCACAACATCCACATCTGGCTGACGTACGATATCGAGCAGATCCGCGCTTTGCTTGATGCTGTCATCGAGTTCTAGATCTGGACGTGGACGACGGGTACCCACATAAGTAATTTGAATTTCACGACCGGTGCGACGTTTAATCTCAGCAGCATTTTCTTTTAATAGTTTAAGGGCACCACCACCCACAGTACCAAGACCGAGGATTGCCAGACGAACTGGTTTCACGTCACACTCCAAATATAAACAGTTTTTTACGAGAGCCTAGATCATAGCTAAAAAAACGCGCTGACTCTAGGGCGATCTCAGAATATCTTTACGTATAAGATAAAGTTAAATAACTCATTAAAATGAGTTATTTAAGGCGGTCTAAAAGTTCAGAGGTTGACATATAACCACCGAGGTAAACGCCTTCTGAACTGTAGACACCAGGTGTACCATTTACGCCGATGTTCAGGCCCATTTGATATTGATCTTTCACAGGATTTTTGCAGGTCGCTGGCGTAATTGATCCACCGGCAATCGCGGTATCGAAAGCAGCACGGCGGTCTGAATTACACCAGATCGCTTCCATGGCTGGCATATGTTGTTCGCCACGTGGCCATGCGATATAGCGAACTTCAATGCCTTTAGCATTCATTTCATCCATCTGTTCATGGAATTTATGGCAGTACGGACAGCTGACATCGGTAAATACATAGATCACATGCTTGGCTTTGTTGCCTTTGGCTGGGTAAATCAGCAGATCTTCAGCTTTTAGTGCTGCAAAGATTTTTTTATTCACATCGGATTGCAGAGTTTCACTGACATTGTGCAGCTGCTTGTCGCCCAGACGGATCACATCACCCTGAATAATGTATTTACCATCACTGGTGGCATAGACAGAAGACATGCCTTCCAGACTCACCCAGAACAGATTCGGTACTTCAGTAGTTTTTATATCTGTGATTTTTGCTTTAATCCCAGCTTTTTTGAAATGACCTTCTAGCGTTGAGATCAGACGTTGCTGGGCATTACGTTCTGATACAGTAGACGCTTCACCCGTCGCTGGTGCACTTGCAGTTAAAGTATCGGACTTTTTATCGTTTTGATTAGAGTTGGAGCAAGCAGTAAGGCTAAAACCTGCAGCAAGCATACACGCGATAAAGAGGCTGGAGCGGGCAAATGTCATGGATAACCCTTTTTGTTCTTAGATAAAAATAGATGCCTAGCATAACAAAAAATAGTTTGCAGGTTGAACTTCTCTGTACACGCTGTCAGTTCAAGCCTTAGGCGCGTGGATGATGCGATGCATGGAGTTGCTGCATACGAACTTGCGCCACATGGGTATAAATCTGGGTGGTCGACAGGTCACTATGACCCAATAGCATCTGGACTACACGCAAATCCGCGCCATGATTCAATAAGTGCGTGGCAAAGGCATGGCGTAAAGTATGCGGCGACAGTTCAGCCTGGACTCCGGCCTGTAGCGCATAACGCTTGATCGCGTACCAGAAATTCTGTCGGCTCATGATGCCGCCATGCTGGGTCAGAAATAGATAGTCCGTTGCTGTTTTATATAGCTGTGGACGTGCTTCATTCAGGTATTTCTCGATCCATTCACAGGCCACTTGACCCATTGGTACCAGACGTTCCTTATTTCCTTTACCAACAATACGTAGATAACCCTGTTTTAAGTTGATGAGTTCTAAGCGTAGATTCAGTAATTCTGTCACGCGCAGACCGCAGGCATACAGGACTTCGAGCATCGCCCGGTCGCGTAAGCCGAGTGCTGTATTGATATCCGGTGCATTAATTAGCGCTTCGACATCAGCTTCGGAAAGATCTTTCGGTAAGGCACGTCCGAGTTTTGGCGTCTTGTGTGCGGCAACCGGATTGTCATTTCTGAGTTTCTGTTCACGTAGAAATTTATAAAACGAACGCAGGGCGGACAAACAGCGTGCGATTGAACGCGGACTTTTTTGTTGTTTGGTCAGTTCAATCAAGACATCCGAGACATCATCATGATTCCACTCTGGTAAAGCTTTATTTAAACAACTACTACATTGAATTAAATCAGATAAATAGGCATTTCGCGTATGCGGGCTCACTGTTTGAGCAATCAGATAATCACGATAACCGTGCAGAAACTGGGCATTTTCTGGAATCTGGACAGGAGCAGGAATACGGGGCTTTTTATTCAACATGGGCGTAGCAGCTTAGTAGGCTAAATCAATCATTTTGATGGATATCCTGCACTGTAGTGCAATTTAAGTTGGATGTCGATCTGCTCATAGATCAGGCAAAAATGAAATTAAACCTTATTTGGTAACTATTCTCATCTGCGTGTATACTGTACAAAAGTCTCAGGAATTTTCGCGGTGCGTTTGTCGGATTTGAAAGTGAAGCAAACAGCCATCATTCGAAAGGTTAATCGAACTACTGATGGTGAGGGCGCTCAACACGATGTCGTGGCGAGTCGCCTGGAAACGTTGGGTTTTGTGCCTGGCACAGCAGTGCAGGTCATTACTAAAGGTATTTTTGGTGGGGATCCTATTTTAATTCAGGTCGGCTTTACCCGTTTTGCCCTGCGTAAGTCAGAGGCAGCCAAGATTGAAATAGAAGCTGGAGTGTCGGCATGAGTGATGCCTTACGTATTGCCCTTGTCGGTAACCCTAACTGCGGTAAAACCTCATTATTCAACCATTTAACCGGAACAAGACAGAAAGTTGGCAACTATGCCGGGGTGACGGTAGAGCGTAAAATCGGCCACTTCGCGTTAGCTTCTGGAAAAGCGGTACGTGTACTGGATTTGCCGGGGACTTATAGTTTAGATGCCACTAGTCCGGATGAAGCAATTACTCGTGATGTAGTACAGGGTAAGATTGCGGATGAAGGACAGCAGGATGCGTTCCTATGTGTGGTGGATGCCACGAATCTGAAACTGCATCTCGGTCTGGTGCTGGAAATGATCCAGCTCGGTCGTCCGGTGTTACTCGTCCTGAACATGATGGACGAAGCACGTCGTCGTGGGATGCAGATCAATACCCAAAAACTGTCACAGCGTCTCGGTGTGCCCGTCGTGGAAACGGTTGCTGTGCGCAGTTCAGGCATTGAAAACCTGATGAATGCACTGGATCAGGGGAAATACGCTGTTCCACAAACCGAAATGACCGGTTTGAGTGGTAACAGTCATCACAAAGTCGAAAGCATCCTGAAAGATGTGGTGAACTTTGTGGACCAGGAAGATAAACGTACCGATTTCCTCGATAAAATTTTCCTGCACCCTGTGCTCGGTCTGGTGAGCCTTGCCGTAATGATGTTCGTGATTTTCCAGGCAGTATTCGCCTGGGCGGCACCATTCATGGATGGCATTGAAACCTTCTTTGGCTGGCTCGGTGAGGTGGTCAGTGACAGTATTGCTCATCCTTTGCTGAATAGTCTGGTTGTAGATGGGATTATTGCGGGTGCTGGTGGTGTCGTGGTGTTCCTGCCACAGATTCTAATCCTGTTCTTCTTTATCTTGGTATTGGAAGAATCCGGTTATCTGCCGCGTGCTGCTTTCTTGCTGGATAAACTGATGTACAAAGCTGGTCTTTCTGGTCGTGCCTTCATTCCTTTATTATCCAGTTTTGCCTGTGCGATTCCGGGAATCATGGCTTCACGTACCATTAGTGATCCACGTGACCGTTTAACTACAATCTTCGTAGCGCCCTTGATGACCTGTTCGGCTCGTCTGCCGGTATATGCATTACTCATTGCTGCTTTCATTCCATCACAATCGGTATGGGGTATTTTTAACCTGCAAGGTTTGGTACTGTTTGGCCTGTATATGGCAGGTATTCTGAGTGCGCTGTGTGTGTCTTTTGTCTTGAAGTTCTTTAATAAAGACAAAGCTGGCCATATGTTATTGATGGAATTGCCAAGTTATCGTTTTCCGGATATCAAGAACGTCTGGATTGGTCTGCTCGATCGCGGCAAGATCTTTATGAAGCGTGTGGGTGGCATCATCTTTGCGCTATCGATTCTGCTATGGTTCCTGTGTACTTTCCCGCAACCGCCAGAAGGTGCGACTTTACCGGACATCGATTATTCCTTTGCCGGGATGATCGGTCATTTTATCCAGCCAATCTTTGCACCATTAGGCTTTAACTGGCAGATCTGTATTGCCCTGATTCCGGCTATGGCTGCACGTGAAGTAGTCGTGGCTGCATTGGGTACTGTGTATGCATTATCAGCAGTCGATGATGATGCAATGTCTGAAGGACTGGCTGCCTTGATTAGTGGCGGCGGTGACTTGGGTTGGACAATGGCAACTGGGTTATCGTTACTGGTCTGGTTTATCTATGCACCGCACTGCCTGGCAACCTTGGCAACAGTGAAACGTGAAACAGGTTCATGGAAAACTGTAGGCTTTATGACCGTTTATCTGTTTGGTCTGGCATACATCATGTCATTCCTGACCTATCAAATTGCTTCACACTATTTAGGTTAATACTGACTGGAACAGGGCAGTGAAGGGGAGATTGAGATGATTGAAATTCTGATTGTGACCGCACTGGTGCTTTGGAGCGCGGTGGTGGTATTTAAGAAGGTATTTCCAAATACTTCACGCTCGGTTTTCCTGAAGCTGTCGAATGCTTGCGAAGCCAAAGGCTGGCATACGCTGGCGAAATGGCTGAAACCTGCAATGGCCAGTGGCTGTGGCGGTAACTGCGCCTGCCCAGCCTCCGAGCAGGAAGTCGAGAAAAAGCCAACCCAACAAGCGGTGAAGTGGAAATAATTTTCCAGTAAGTTTAAAAGCCATCAATTTTATGATGGCTTTTTTTATGCGATATATACAAAAAAAATCTGCAGAAAGATGAAACAGAAAAAGCATTCAAAACGGCAAAGTGCTAACATTTCAAAAGTTTCAAATTAGACCAGAACATGAGGCAAAAATGTTAATACAACGTGGTGGACTTAAGGTCATTGCAGGACTCGGAATCTCAGGTGTTGCAGCAGTCAATTTCTTACATGACAAGGGCTACCGCGTTGCAGTAACTGACTCTAGGGCAAATCCGCCGGGACATGATAAGATTCCAGCTGACGTGCAAACCAGTTTTGGCAAATTTGACCAAGACCTATTGCTCTCAGCAGAAGAGATCGTGATCAGTCCGGGGCTTGATCCGAAACTTCCTGAAATTCAGGCGGCGATTGCTAAAGGCATTCCAGTCGTCAGTGAAATCCAGATTCTGCGCCGTTCTACCGATAAGCCAATTGTTGCCATTACTGGTTCGAATGCTAAAAGTACTGTCACCACATTAATCGGTCTGATGGCTGCAGATGCCGGTAAAAAAATTGCAGTCGGCGGTAATTTAGGTCGTCCTGCATTGGATCTGACCAAAGATGATCCTGAACTGTATATTTTGGAACTTTCGAGCTTCCAGCTGGAAACTACATCGAATCTGAATGCTGAAGTGGCAGTGGTGCTGAACATGAGTGAAGACCATCTGGATCGTCATGGCGACATGATGGGTTATCACACTGCAAAACACCGAATTTTCCAAGGCGTGAAAAAAGTGGTGTATAACCGTGATGATTCATTGACTCGTCCATTGGTTCCAGATGCAACACCAATGCAAAGCTTTGGTCTGAATGCACCGGATATGAATCAGTTTGGTATTTTAAAAGATAGCGATGGCACCATCTGGTTGGCACGTGGACGTGAACGTTTATTAAAAAGTTCTGAGATGTATATTCAAGGTACACATAATGTGGCAAATGCCTTGGCTTGCTTAGCTTTGGGTGAAGCGATTGGTTTGCCGCTTGATGTGATGCTTGAAACATTAAAAACCTTCAAGGGCTTAGAGCATCGCTGTGAGTTCGTTAAAGAAGTCAACGGTGTGCGTTATTACAATGACTCTAAAGGAACCAATATCGGTGCGACTCTGGCCGCTTTAGATGGCTTGGGTGCTGCGATTGAAGCCCAAGGTGGTAAAGTCGCGATCATTCTTGGTGGTCAGGGCAAAGGTCAGGACTTCACGGCTTTACGTGACTCATTGTCTAAATATGCGAAAGTGGCAGTGTTGATTGGTGTGGATCGTCCAATCATTGAAACAGCGATTGAAGGAACCACCACACTGGTACATGCAGAAAGCTTGCAGGAAGCGGTAGAAATCTGCCAGAGCAATACCCAGCCACATGATGTCGTGCTATTGTCTCCGGCATGTGCAAGTTTTGATATGTTCTCAGGCTATCCTGAGCGTGGTCGTCAGTTCGTTGCGTATGTCAACGCGCTTAATTAAGAAGAACAAGGATTCGTGATATGGCTGAGTTTGCTCAGACTGCGATCAATAAAATTACTCAAATCTATGAGCAGTGGGTACCCAAGTTACCCACTGAAGTTAATCCACGTAATGTGCTGATTTTCTGTGTGCTGGCATTGCTGTGTATTGGTTCGATCATGGTGGCATCAGCTTCGATGCCCTATGCCGAACGGATTAATGGTAATGCTTTTCACTATATTACCCGACATGCGATTTCGATCGGGGCCGGGGCAGCAGTGGCCTATGCCACCTATAAGATTCCTTTAAACCGCTGGTTTAACAGTACCTTCTTCCTATGGTTTATCACCATTATTCTGCTAGCTGCAGTGCTGGTAGTGGGTACCGAAGTCAACGGTTCCAAACGCTGGATTCGTTTGGCGGGTTTTACCTTGCAGGCCTCGGAAGTTGCCAAGGTGATGATGGCAATCTTCACTGCGGATTATGTGGTACGCCGGGCTGAAGAAGTCAGGAATAAAATTTCTGGATTAGTACGTTTAGGTTTTATTATGGGGGCAACTATTCTCTTGGTGATGCTCGAGCCTGACTTGGGTGCGACCGTGGTGATTACCTTAACCATGCTGGGGGTATTTTTCCTGGCTGGTGCACCATTGGTTCAGTTTGGTTTTGCTTTTGGGGTAATTGTTGTCTCTCTAATTGGTGCGATTTTATTAGAACCATATCGTTTGAAACGTCTCGTATCTTTCTCGAATCCATGGGAAGATCCACTTGGTTCTGGTTACCAATTGTCAAATGCATTGATGGCCTTTGGTCGTGGCGAATGGGCTGGCGTTGGTCTGGGACACAGTATCCAGAAAATGTCTTACCTGCCGGAAGCGCATACCGACTTCATGCTGGCAATTCTAGGCGAGGAGTTCGGTTTCCTGGGGATCGCGACCATTCTAATCCTGTCTTTTAGCATGATCGTCTGTTGTATTCGTATTGGTCATCGTGCCTTGAAGAATCATTATCTGCGCGCCGGTTACCTGGCTTACGGCATCAGTATCATCTTCCTGTTACAGGTGCTGGTTAATGCCGGAATGAATATGGGCATGCTGCCAACCAAAGGTTTGACCCTGCCATTTATTAGTTATGGTGGTTCTTCCCTGATTGTGTGTGCCATGATGATCAGTCTGATTCTCAAGATTGATGCGACCACACGTGAAAGCAATCCAAGCCGTGAGGAATCAAGCTTCTAGGTTAGATTGTCGGTTCGGGTCAGGCTGGGCATGGTCGAGGACTGTGCTTGGCATGACCGTACCGCAGTGATTGCAACGTACAAAAGCATCCTGAGCTTTCGATAGCGGAATCAAGGGAATAAAAAATAAAGAAAAATAATTACGCTGTTGTCTCAGTTCATAACCGGCACGCGTTCGACAGACCGGACACAAGAACTGACTTTTCTCGATGACTTTGGTTTTTGGGCCAATTCCAAAAATAAAAAACATAGACTGACTTCCACCTGAATTTTTCTTTAGCTTAAGTCAAAACCGCTACTTATAAATAGTAGCCTTGTAGCTCAGTTGTGTGTGGAATCCGTTCGATATCCCATTGCGCTACTGCCTGTTTTAGCATCCTTTCAGGCGTATCTAGTTCAACTTCAGCTTGATGCAGGGCTGAAATTGCCTGTTTCAGTAACTGGGGAGCTTGAGTCAGATCGAGTGCTTGTGCCATGTTCTGTTTAGATAATTTTTGGCCCTGATCATTCATCGCTAAAGGTAAGTGCATATAGTGCAGGCGAGGGTAACCAAGCAGCTGACCCAGATAAATTTGCCGTTCGGTATTATCCAGTAGATCCGCACCACGTACCACATGGGTCATGCCTTGCAAGTAATCATCTACCACCACAGCCAGCTGATAATTAATAATGCCATCACGGCGTTTCAGGACAAAATCACCCAGATTCTGTTTGAGATTGGAACAGTGATGACCTTGCAACGGATCATCGAAACAGATCTCGACATCTTCGACTTTTAAACGAATCGCCTGATGTTCAAAGGGTAGCCCAAGATCACGACAGGTATCTTGATAGATATGATTGGAACCAAGCATTTTACGGGTACATTGACAAGCATAGACCAGACCTTGCTGACGTAGCTGTTCAATCACACTTTCATAAATGTCGAGACGGTCTTTCTGGAAAATGATTTCGGCATCGGGGTCGAAACCAAAGGCATCCATAGCACGAAGAATATGCTCTTCACTGCCGGGATAAATGCGGGGAATGTCGGTATCTTCAATACGAACCAGCCACTTGCCCTGATGGGCACGAGCATCACAGTAACTGGCGACTGCGGTAATGAGGGAACCAAAATGCAAAGGGCCGGTTGGCGATGGCGCGAACCGGCCCACATAAGCCATCCTGTTGTCCCCCTCCTTTATCAAAGGAGGGGTTAGGGGAGGATTATTTCTAGACATGCTTAACCGTTATTTTGCTTCTCTTTAATTTCAGCAAGCGTTTTACAGTCAATACACAAGGTTGCAGTTGGACGTGCCTCTAAACGACGCAAACCAATTTCGATACCACAAGTTTCGCAGAAACCGTAGTCATCATTTTTGATGGCTTCGATTGACTGCTCGATTTTGCGGATCAGTTTACGTTCACGGTCACGGGTACGTAGTTCAATCGCAAATTCTTCTTCTTGTGTTGCACGGTCATTTACATCTGGAAGTGCCGTATTTTCGTCCTGCATAGTATTGAGCGTACGGTCAACTTCAGACATCAGCTCAGCTTTCCAAGCCAGCAGAATCTGGCGGAAGTGTTCAAGCTGACCTTCAGACATGTATTCTTCATTTTTTTTAGGTTGATAAGGTTCGATACCAAATAAGCTAGCAGTAGAACCACCTTCAGTCGTTTTTGGCTTAGATTTGCGCACACGTTTTGTAGCTTTTTCCTCTACCACATCAGTTTGTTCATCTAAGACTTGATTTTGGTTGTCATTCGCCATTTAGGGCATTCCTCATCATATGCATATGTAACTATGCAAAAAATATGGTGATATGCAAATTTTTATCCACCCTGAAGAAGGATTATCCTCCTATGGGGGTCGTCATCATATAGACTTTTTATGCGTTTTGATAGTCTTTGATGGCGGGATTGTAGATATCACGTTTCCATTAAGAGCAATAAAGTAAAGCAAAAAAAACAAATTGAAAAGTTAATAACCTGAAATTTCAGTATTAATTTTAGGTTGTTTTAAAACCACTCTTTGAATGTAGGTTTCGTACTCCCCATTGTCTTTTAATTGTAATACGCGATAGCCGGGCTGGGCCTGATCTAAAGCAAAGTTTTCACTCAATGGCTTGAACTGCACACTGGTCGATGGCGTCGACAAATAGCGCACATCTTGCCATTCATTTTCAGAATCCTGATGCACATGTCCAAACAGCACCATTTTGACATTGCTGTGTCGGGCAATCACATCCTTCAATGCTTCTGAATTCTTCAGCCGATGCTGGTCAATCCAGTGCGACTGCATCGCAAAAGGATGATGATGACACGCTACGATCACATGCTGACTGGAATGTTCAAGCAATAACTGTTCCAGTTGTTCTAGCTGTTGCTGTTCCACCCAGCCATCGACCCGGCCTTTTACCGCGCTGTTCAGCAGAATTAGAGTCCAGGAGCCGAAGTGAATGGCATGCGCTTCATTCCTATCGTTATAGAAAGGGAAAATGGCCAGATTGTCATCATGATTGCCCGGAATCTGATAATGCGGCACATTCCAGTTCTGCATAAATTGCAGATAACGTTGATAGGTAGATTCTGCCGCAACTTGTGCCAGATCTCCGGTATGTACCACAGCATCAATTTGCGGAAAACGCTGCTGAATATCCTGTACCACATCTAAAAAGCTTTGCTCCGGATTCATATGAGCAAACTCAAGCTCAGGCTGATCCATCAGATGCGTGTCGGAAATCTGGATCAGGGTCCAGCCTTTTTTAGATGCAGGAGTAGAGGTCTGTGTCATCTGATCTACTCCTTTGGATATGCGGTTGAGATGTGTTGTTGTAACCACTGTAGCGCCATAATCACTGGCGCATTTTTGAGGCGGTTATTTCGGAACAGTTTTGGAAGGTGGGCATAATCAAAAATATGCAGCTGGATATTTTCACCTTCATCCGGCATGCCATGTACGCCACCATGTTCAGGTAATTCTGCCTGAGCGACATAAAGGTGGAACATTTCCGAACAGGCACCTGCTGAAGGGTAGAAACTATAGAGATGTTGCAGCTCCTGAATCTCACAACCGGATTCTTCCAGTGCTTCACGTCGGATACAGTGTTCTGGGGATTCATCCCCATCTAAAACCCCGGCAATGATTTCCAGTTGCCATGGTGAATCGGAGTCATCCAAGGCACCAATACGGAACTGTTCAATCAGAGCAAATTTTTGTTGTTGGTCATTGTAAATAAGCACCCCAGCCGCAGGACGACGTGCAATCAGTTCACGCTGGATTGGAGGAATATATTCATTACTCTCAAAAAGGCGATGTCTCAGTTGTACCTTTTCGACTTTTACGAATCCTTGATACAGATATTCGCGCTGTTGCAGGTCGACATCGTTATAGTTATAGGACGCTTGCTGAATAATCTTCATAAGGCAGAAAAGGATGAAAACATTTGTTTCATCCTATCTGAGTTTTTGCCAAAAACAACTGATTTTCAGTGGGAATTAGACTTTATGATATAAATTTCGACCACTTTCAATGAAGCTGGTTTTC encodes:
- the thrC gene encoding threonine synthase, producing MSNANRYTGLVDRYRDRLPVSATTKAVSLGEGNTPLIKLANIPRIIGKNVEIYVKYEGLNPTGSFKDRGMTMAVTKAVEEGSKAIICASTGNTSAAAAAYAARAGIKAFVLIPEGKIAMGKMAQAMMYGAITMQIRGNFDDGMRLVKEIADKAPVTIVNSINPYRLQGQKTIAYEIVDELGRAPDYHCLPVGNAGNITAHWMGYTEAVANQPADQFEQVVYDAATDAFTGPKPEGLPTMVGYQAAGAAPFLRGAPVENPETVATAIRIGNPQSWNHAKAVVRDSKGWFDELQDSEILEAQRLLSMYEGVFVEPASAASIGGAIRDIKAGKIAEGSVIVCTVTGNGLKDPDTAIKQCSDAVMLSIDATLDQVRDSILSNM
- the feoB gene encoding ferrous iron transporter B, with protein sequence MSDALRIALVGNPNCGKTSLFNHLTGTRQKVGNYAGVTVERKIGHFALASGKAVRVLDLPGTYSLDATSPDEAITRDVVQGKIADEGQQDAFLCVVDATNLKLHLGLVLEMIQLGRPVLLVLNMMDEARRRGMQINTQKLSQRLGVPVVETVAVRSSGIENLMNALDQGKYAVPQTEMTGLSGNSHHKVESILKDVVNFVDQEDKRTDFLDKIFLHPVLGLVSLAVMMFVIFQAVFAWAAPFMDGIETFFGWLGEVVSDSIAHPLLNSLVVDGIIAGAGGVVVFLPQILILFFFILVLEESGYLPRAAFLLDKLMYKAGLSGRAFIPLLSSFACAIPGIMASRTISDPRDRLTTIFVAPLMTCSARLPVYALLIAAFIPSQSVWGIFNLQGLVLFGLYMAGILSALCVSFVLKFFNKDKAGHMLLMELPSYRFPDIKNVWIGLLDRGKIFMKRVGGIIFALSILLWFLCTFPQPPEGATLPDIDYSFAGMIGHFIQPIFAPLGFNWQICIALIPAMAAREVVVAALGTVYALSAVDDDAMSEGLAALISGGGDLGWTMATGLSLLVWFIYAPHCLATLATVKRETGSWKTVGFMTVYLFGLAYIMSFLTYQIASHYLG
- a CDS encoding DsbC family protein, producing the protein MTFARSSLFIACMLAAGFSLTACSNSNQNDKKSDTLTASAPATGEASTVSERNAQQRLISTLEGHFKKAGIKAKITDIKTTEVPNLFWVSLEGMSSVYATSDGKYIIQGDVIRLGDKQLHNVSETLQSDVNKKIFAALKAEDLLIYPAKGNKAKHVIYVFTDVSCPYCHKFHEQMDEMNAKGIEVRYIAWPRGEQHMPAMEAIWCNSDRRAAFDTAIAGGSITPATCKNPVKDQYQMGLNIGVNGTPGVYSSEGVYLGGYMSTSELLDRLK
- a CDS encoding FeoA family protein, translated to MRLSDLKVKQTAIIRKVNRTTDGEGAQHDVVASRLETLGFVPGTAVQVITKGIFGGDPILIQVGFTRFALRKSEAAKIEIEAGVSA
- the xerD gene encoding site-specific tyrosine recombinase XerD, with translation MLNKKPRIPAPVQIPENAQFLHGYRDYLIAQTVSPHTRNAYLSDLIQCSSCLNKALPEWNHDDVSDVLIELTKQQKSPRSIARCLSALRSFYKFLREQKLRNDNPVAAHKTPKLGRALPKDLSEADVEALINAPDINTALGLRDRAMLEVLYACGLRVTELLNLRLELINLKQGYLRIVGKGNKERLVPMGQVACEWIEKYLNEARPQLYKTATDYLFLTQHGGIMSRQNFWYAIKRYALQAGVQAELSPHTLRHAFATHLLNHGADLRVVQMLLGHSDLSTTQIYTHVAQVRMQQLHASHHPRA
- a CDS encoding DUF6587 family protein, translating into MIEILIVTALVLWSAVVVFKKVFPNTSRSVFLKLSNACEAKGWHTLAKWLKPAMASGCGGNCACPASEQEVEKKPTQQAVKWK
- a CDS encoding homoserine dehydrogenase is translated as MKPVRLAILGLGTVGGGALKLLKENAAEIKRRTGREIQITYVGTRRPRPDLELDDSIKQSADLLDIVRQPDVDVVVEVMGGIHPAYEVIKEAILHGKQIVTANKALLAEHGNELFKLADDNAVQIAYEAAVAGGIPIIKVMREGLAANKIDWLAGIINGTGNFILTEMRDKGRAFEDVLKEAQELGYAEADPTFDVEGIDAAHKLTLLASIAFGIPLQFDKVFTEGISKITAQDVRYAEDLGFRIKHLGIARRAETGIELRVHPTLIPEEQLIANVNGVKNAVLVQANAVGPTLYYGAGAGAGPTASAVVADVVDIVRDISYTEDGAGTIPQLAFESLSDLPILPREEMTTGYYIRINAEDQTGVLAEVTSILSRNGISIDAILQQSRLKDLIPIVILTDPVKEAKMDEALKQIQALPVIHGEIVRIRLESLDN